CAAATTCTTTAGAGGTACGTTCTCCATTAATGGATTATAGAGTTGTTGAGTTTGCAAAAAAGCTACCTACTTCTTTTAAATTTAAGGGTAATAATCAAAAAAGGATTTTAAAAGATGTCCTTTATAAGTACGTGCCCAAGAATTATTTCGACAGACCTAAAGCCGGCTTTACGATGCCCTTTAAAGATTGGTTCAGAGATGAACTCAAAAGCTATGTTCTAGATGAATTAAATGAAGAGAGCCTGGCCGCTCTACCCTGCATTAGACCAAAAGAAGTTTTACGGATAATAGAAGATCATATGAATGGTAGTTCTAATAATTATACCTTAATTTGGAGACTTTTAGTTCTGAAACAGTGGTTAAAATCCAATGGTTCAGGTTTCGTTATAACTTAAAGATTCCCATTAAACAAACAATGTTATAGTCTGTCTACAATCATATGAATCAAAAATTAATACGAGTAACCACAGTCCCCGCATCTCTTGGTGGTCTTTTAAGAGGTCAGCTTAAGTTTATGAGTAACCATTACGAAGTTCTTGGCGTGTCCTCTGCAATTTGCGGCGCTAAGACTGCGTTTATAGATGTTCTTGAAAATGTAGGTAAGGAACAAGGTTGCAGGGTTTTTGCAGTGGAGATGACCAGACAGATTACACCTATTGCCGATTTAAAAGCAACATGGAAACTTTATAGACTTTTTAAGCGAGAAAAGCCATTTATTGTACACACACATACTCCTAAAGCAGGGACATTAGGAATGATAGCTGCTTATTTAGCTAAGGTTCCTCATAGACTACACACCATAGCGGGTTTACCACTGCTGGTCGCCAAAGGAAGAAAAAGAACATTACTGAATATCGTAGAAAAATTAACTTATTCGTGCTCTACACGCATCTATCCAAATTCTTTTGGTCTAAGAGATATCATAATCGAAAATAACTTTACAAGAGAAGAAAAGTTAAAGGTAATTGGGAATGGTAGTTCAAATGGTATCGATACTTCTTTTTTTGACCCGCAGCTCATTAAGGATGATACTAAAAAAGAGTTAAAGGTCAAATTAGGAATTTCTGATAAAGATTTTGTTTTCGTCTTTGTAGGTAGATTGGTAACAGATAAAGGTATGAATGAGCTGGCACAAGCCTTTGATATCCTATCAAAAGAAATTTCGAACATTAGATTAGTCCTAGTGGGCTCTCGAGAAAACGAATTAGACCCGCTACTAGCGTCTTCTGAAAAAATTCTTGAATCCAATAGTAGTATTATAGCGGTAGGTACCCAAGCAGATGTTCGCCCGTTCTATGCTATTGCAGATTATCTCGTTTTTCCCAGTTACCGAGAAGGCTTTCCTAACGTAGTAATGGAAGCTGGTTCTATGGGATTACCCAGTATTGTTTCTAACATAAATGGTTGTAACGAAATTATTATAGAAAACGAAAATGGACATATAGTTCCTGTTAGTGATATGGAGGCATTATTGAAATCTATGAGAAATGTTGTAACCTTGCATATGAATAATCAAGGACTTGTTCCGGACCAAATCAGAAAACTAATAATTTCTAGATATAGCCGATCATTCATTTGGAACGAGATTTTGAAAGAATACAAATTATTGGAAAAATAGCCTAGTTTCAGAAGCATAGATTCCCCAGTTTTTAAAATCATTTGACAAAATTTTTATCGAACATCGTTTGGTATAGTTAATTTTCAAAAATTATGAAATGAATTTGAAATAAAGACGTTTTAAAAAAGGGATTTAATGCAACCATGTACCATGAGAATAGTTTTTCTTTTAAGTAGAATAGAACAAAGCGGCGTTACCACACACACCATAGATTTAGCAAGGGGCTTGATAGATATGGGTCATCAGGTTTGTCTCATTACTGGAGGAAAAATATTGGATGGCACAAATAGAGTAGATGATTTTTATCGGGAATTTGAAGATATGGGAGTTACCATAAAAGAATTTGACACCCCTCGGGGCTCAATTCTAAAAAAAACCTATTTATCTATTACCTCAATTTTAAAAGTAATAAAAGATATAAAAGCTTACACTCCGGATGTAGTTCACAGCCAATCTCCTTATATGACCTTTATTCCGTGGTTAATGGGAATAAAATATACAACGACACTTCATATTTTGTATTTGAAAAAAAACTTCAAATTCAAAAACCCTACGCATTTAATAGCTATTAGCCAAGAGTCTTACGAATTCAGTAAAAAAACTTTTGGAATATTAGACAAGAATATTTCCCTTATTCATCATGGTGTTTCATCTCGTTATGCGGAAACTATAGATGATACAGAAAAAATAGCACTAAAAAATAAACTCGGTATTCCCGGTGAAAAACTTGTTATAGGTTTTGCCGGTAGTATATCTCTGAGAAAAGGCAGTGATATTTTAACGGCTGCATTATCAGAAATTAAGAAAGAGGTGAGAGATAAAAT
This genomic window from Maribacter sp. MJ134 contains:
- a CDS encoding glycosyltransferase family 4 protein, which codes for MRIVFLLSRIEQSGVTTHTIDLARGLIDMGHQVCLITGGKILDGTNRVDDFYREFEDMGVTIKEFDTPRGSILKKTYLSITSILKVIKDIKAYTPDVVHSQSPYMTFIPWLMGIKYTTTLHILYLKKNFKFKNPTHLIAISQESYEFSKKTFGILDKNISLIHHGVSSRYAETIDDTEKIALKNKLGIPGEKLVIGFAGSISLRKGSDILTAALSEIKKEVRDKIKFVFLGGVQGSEEYLWLKKLVKEAQIEDIFIYVPFEDPKPFYDIFDIFVLPSRMESFPLVTLEAMMSQCCPIRSNTEGAYEQIDHGVNGMLFENENVQELTETLNELIQNSDLRKRLGTAAKQKALEEFTIPVMTNKTLQVYEKIRLN
- a CDS encoding glycosyltransferase family 4 protein, yielding MNQKLIRVTTVPASLGGLLRGQLKFMSNHYEVLGVSSAICGAKTAFIDVLENVGKEQGCRVFAVEMTRQITPIADLKATWKLYRLFKREKPFIVHTHTPKAGTLGMIAAYLAKVPHRLHTIAGLPLLVAKGRKRTLLNIVEKLTYSCSTRIYPNSFGLRDIIIENNFTREEKLKVIGNGSSNGIDTSFFDPQLIKDDTKKELKVKLGISDKDFVFVFVGRLVTDKGMNELAQAFDILSKEISNIRLVLVGSRENELDPLLASSEKILESNSSIIAVGTQADVRPFYAIADYLVFPSYREGFPNVVMEAGSMGLPSIVSNINGCNEIIIENENGHIVPVSDMEALLKSMRNVVTLHMNNQGLVPDQIRKLIISRYSRSFIWNEILKEYKLLEK